From the Lepidochelys kempii isolate rLepKem1 chromosome 2, rLepKem1.hap2, whole genome shotgun sequence genome, one window contains:
- the TONSL gene encoding tonsoku-like protein isoform X1: MSGERSREIRQLQKAKDKAQRSGNLKEEAVICNQLGEILARHGRYREALEEHRQELRLLESVEDVLGCAVAHRKIGERLAELENYEAALKHQRQHLELARALSDHTEQQRAWATIGRTYMFVAESGQAGEALREAEQAFMKSLAILEEKLEGTVPQRELSEMRARLYLNLGLVYDSMKDQAKCNCYIKKSIFISEQTRLFEDLYRAYFNLGNIHLREGQYSKAMRCLERARDCAHTMKERCMESECCTSIAQVLLSLGDFVAARRSLKKAYVLGSQQPQQRESIRRSLRYALMVSHLQEALEEAAPGDLQAALGLCEQLGDLFSKHGDYRRAVEFYERQLRYAETLRRPEQELAVIHVSLAATYGDLKEHGRAVQHYQAELVLRRGNPLEEGKTWLNIALAREEAGEGYEALESCFRSALQCAERAGEPRLQRQILRHLHPIQQKWGCPEAPDTLARLQSLCRSQGWSAAGDSDEEELESSEPLEESDLELSESDGEEEDLDGYNKSVPGRRRITKWNRRNDRGETPLHRACIDGNLRRVQFFLEQGHPLNPRDYCGWTPLHEACNHGHLEIVRLLLERGASIDDPGGPGCEGITPLHDALNCGHFEVAELLLQRGASAVLRNAKGLSPLGTLQEWVRMYGKDLDQETRRRCRAMERLLREAVAGRAPDAALPPRDILHSQLFDAELSEPLTLRPSAPAPQPRSGGPSKEPPVPCGLPSQHSGKGSERRAEQDDCMTPLRPVKKRQRLLGQREDCRTPGFLVQEEPELPTRGGGQAEYEAAIRSVGSAQSCLGTEPVPSKTPARPALIPADEYVGDDWLEDDLRASREPRKRSRWGQGESGSDSGDATGPESDSGAPPQRRRVRQSRLTQIVDRTVLGRSRGGCALGAPETAAGLRPTDSSRANGLRGSGEAPQLPSLSAAPARPPAIRVRVRVQDNVFLIPVPHSSSESRPVAWLAEQAAQRHYQTCGLLPQLTLKKEGALLAPQDLIVDVLQSNEEVFAEVQSWDLPPLADRYRKACRSLAVGEHRLLLKIMELQESGPSFSACGLSLRQPHLAPLLRALKLQTSIRHLRLAGNGLADGLATELLATLGTMPSLTLLDLSANQLGAEGLRTLAAGLPTQTAFQSLEELDLSLNPLGDGSSQALACLVQACPVLTTLRLKACGFTGAFLQHHRLLLANGLKGAVHLKTLAVSHNALGSTGLELLLRSLPCATLSQLEIDSVAARLEEPLMDPVVRYLMQEGCALTHLTVSGNHLSDEAVEELARCLLVCPPLVSLDLSANPGITIVGLRMLLSALGERNQGLRSLSLAGCSVQGPLDSTTWARLSANVRELRLCSQQLSRSDQRGVGESWRGPAGTSLCAVTRHHKLFCKSV; encoded by the exons GGCGCTATCGGGAAGCGCTGGAGGAGCACCGGCAGGAGCTGCGGCTCCTGGAGAGCGTGGAGGACGTTCTTGGCTGTGCCGTGGCCCACCGGAAGATTGGGGAACGCCTGGCCGAGCTGGAGAACTATGAAGCTGCACTGAAG CACCAGCGCCAGCACCTGGAGCTGGCCCGCGCCCTGTCCGACCACACCGAGCAGCAGAGGGCCTGGGCCACCATAGGCCGCACCTACATGTTCGTGGCTGAGAGCGGCCAGGCTGGCGAGGCGCTGCGGGAGGCGGAGCAGGCCTTCATGaagagcctggccatcctggaggagaagctggaag GGACGGTGCCGCAGCgggagctgagcgagatgaggGCCCGGCTTTATCTCAACCTGGGCTTGGTCTATGACAGCATGAAGGACCAGGCCAAGTGCAATTGCTACATCAAGAAGAGCATCTTCATCTCGGA GCAGACTCGCCTCTTCGAAGACCTGTACAGGGCCTACTTCAACCTGGGCAACATCCACCTGCGGGAGGGGCAGTACTCCAAGGCCATGCGCTGCCTGGAGCGGGCGCGGGACTGCGCCCACACCATGAAGGAGAGGTGCATGGAGAGCGAGTGCTGCACCAGCATCGCCCAG GTGCTCCTCAGCCTGGGGGACTTTGTGGCCGCCAGGCGCTCGCTGAAGAAGGCCTACGTGCTGGGCtcgcagcagccccagcagcgcGAGAGCATCCGCAGGAGCCTGCGATATG CCCTGATGGTGAGCCATCTGCAGGAGGCCCTGGAGGAGGCCGCGCCCGGCGACCTGCAGGCAGCCCTGGGCCTGTGCGAGCAGCTGGGGGACCTGTTCTCCAAGCACGGGGACTATCGCCGGGCTGTGGAGTTCTACGAAAGGCAG CTGCGTTACGCCGAGACCCTGCGGAGGCCTGAGCAGGAGCTGGCTGTGATCCACGTCTCCCTGGCTGCCACCTACGGGGACCTGAAGGAGCATGGCCGGGCCGTGCAGCACTACCAGGCGGAGCTGGTGCTGCGGCGTGGGAACCCGCTGGAG GAGGGGAAGACCTGGCTGAACATCGCCCTGGCCAGGGAGGAGGCCGGCGAAGGCTATGAGGCGCTGGAGTCCTGCTTCCGGAGCGCGCTGCAGTGTGCGGAGCGGGccggggagcccaggctgcag CGGCAAATCCTGCGGCACCTTCACCCCATTCAGCAGAAATGGGGGTGCCCCGAGGCCCCTGACACGCTGGCCAGGCTGCAGAGCCTGTGCCGCTCGCAGGGCTGGAGCGCAGCCGGGGACAGTGAcgaggaggagctggagagcagcgAGCCCCTGGAGGAGAGCGACCTGGAGCTGTCTGAGAGCG ATGGGGAGGAAGAAGACCTGGACGGCTACAACAAGAGCGTGCCCGGCCGGCGCAGGATCACCAAG TGGAACCGGCGGAATGACCGAGGCGAGACCCCACTGCACCGAGCTTGCATCGATGGGAACCTGCGCCGGGTCCAGTTCTTCCTGGAGCAG GGTCACCCTCTGAACCCGCGGGATTACTGCGGCTGGACCCCCCTGCATGAGGCCTGCAACCATGGGCACCTGG AGATCGTCCGGCTGCTGCTGGAGCGTGGCGCCTCCATCGATGACCCTGGGGGGCCGGGCTGTGAGGGGATCACCCCCCTGCACGACGCCCTCAACTGCGGCCACTTCGAGGTGGCGGAGCTGCTGCTCCAGAGGGGTGCGTCGGCGGTGCTGAGGAACGCCAAG GGCCTGAGCCCGCTGGGCACCCTCCAGGAGTGGGTGAGGATGTACGGCAAGGACCTGGACCAGGAGACACGCCGGCGCTGCCGAGCCATGGAGCGGCTGCTCAGGGAGGCCGTGGCAGGGCGAG CACCTgatgcagccctgcccccccgggacATTCTGCACAGCCAGCTGTTTGATGCTGAGCTCTCGGAGCCTCTAACGCTGCGCCCCTCTGCTCCGGCCCCACAGCCCCGGAGCGGGGGCCCCTCCAAGGAGCCCCCTGTGCCCTGCGGGCTCCCCAGTCAGCATAGTGGGAAGGGGTCAGAGCGCAGGGCCGAGCAGGACGACTGCATGACCCCACTCCGGCCCGTCAAGAAGAGGCAGCGGCTCCTGGGCCAGAGGGAGGATTGCCGGACACCGGGGTTCCTGGTGCAGGAGGAGCCTGAGCTGCCCACCCGTGGTGGTGGCCAGGCGGAGTATGAAGCAGCCATCCGTAGCGTGGGCAGTGCCCAGTCCTGCCTGGGCACAGAGCCGGTGCCATCCAAGACCCCTGCGAGACCGGCCCTGATCCCAGCAGACGAGTACGTGGGGGACGACTGGCTGGAGGATGACCTGAGGGCGAGCCGCGAGCCCCGCAAGAGGAGCCGCTGGGGCCAGGGGGAGTCGGGCTCGGACTCTGGAGACGCCACAGGGCCCGAGAGCGACAGCGGGGCCCCCCCCCAAAGGAGGAGGGTCCGGCAGAGCCGCCTCACCCAGATTGTGGACAGAACAGTGCTGGGCCGATCCCGCGGAGGCTGCGCCCTGGGGGCCCCAGAGACCGCTGCCGGCCTGAGGCCCACGGACAGCAGCCGAGCCAATGGCCTGAGAGGCAGTGGAGAGGCCCCGCAG CTCCCTTCGCTGTCTGCAGCCCCCGCTCGGCCGCCCGCCATTCGAGTGCGTGTCCGGGTCCAGGACAACGTCTTCCTTATCCCCGTGCCCCACAG CAGCAGCGAGAGCCGCCCGGTGGCGTGGCTGGCAGAGCAGGCAGCCCAGCGCCATTACCAGACGTGTGGCCTGCTGCCACAGCTCACCCTCAAGaaggagggggctctgctggCGCCCCAGGACCTCATCGTGGATGTGCTGCAGAGCAACGAGGAG GTGTTTGCAGAGGTGCAGTCCTGGGACCTGCCCCCGCTCGCCGACCGGTACAGGAAGGCCTGTCGCAGCCTGGCCGTGG GCGAGCACCGGCTGCTGCTGAAGATCATGGAGCTGCAGGAGTCGGGCCCCTCGTTCAGCGCCTGCGGCCTCTCGCTGCGCCAGCCCCACCTCGCCCCACTCCTGCGTGCCCTCAAACTGCAGACCTCCATCCGGCACCTGCGGCTGGCTGGGAACGGCCTGGCCGATGGCCTGGCCACTGAGCTGCTGGCCACGCTGGGCACTATGCCCAGCCTGACCCTCCTCGACCTGTCAGCCAACCAGCTTGGGGCCGAGGGGCTCCGCACGCTGGCAGCAGGGCTGCCCACCCAGACGGCCTTTCAG AGCCTGGAAGAGTTGGATCTCAGCCTGAACCCCCTGGGAGATGGCAGCTCCCAGGCGCTGGCCTGCCTGGTTCAGGCCTGCCCCGTCCTGACCACGCTCCGACTAAAAGCCTGCGGCTTCACTGGGGCTTTCCTGCAGCACCACCGCCTACTGCTGGCCAATGGTCTGAAAG GCGCTGTGCACCTGAAGACCCTCgcggtgtcccacaatgccctgggctccactggcctggagctgctgctcaggagccTGCCCTGTGCCACCCTTAGCCAGCTGGAGATCGACTCAGTGGCTGCCCGGCTGGAGGAGCCTCTCATGGATCCAGTGGTCAGGTACCTGATGCAG GAGGGATGTGCTCTCACCCACCTGACTGTGTCCGGGAACCACCTGAGTGACGAGGCTGTCGAGGAGCTGGCCAG GTGCCTCCTGGTGTGTCCACCTTTAGTCTCACTGGATTTGTCTGCAAACCCCGGGATCACCATTGTGGGCTTGCGGATGCTGCTatcagccctgggggagaggaACCAGGGGCTCCGCTCCCTCAGCCTGGCAG GCTGCAGCGTGCAAGGCCCACTGGACAGCACCACGTGGGCCCGGCTCTCTGCCAACGTGCGCGAGTTGCGActctgcagccagcagctgagcaggagcGACCAGCGGGGCGTGGGCGAGTCCTGGCGTGGCCCCGCGGGCACCTCTCTGTGCGCAGTCACTCGGCACCACAAGCTGTTCTGCAAGAGCGTGTGA
- the TONSL gene encoding tonsoku-like protein isoform X2, whose translation MSGERSREIRQLQKAKDKAQRSGNLKEEAVICNQLGEILARHGRYREALEEHRQELRLLESVEDVLGCAVAHRKIGERLAELENYEAALKHQRQHLELARALSDHTEQQRAWATIGRTYMFVAESGQAGEALREAEQAFMKSLAILEEKLEGTVPQRELSEMRARLYLNLGLVYDSMKDQAKCNCYIKKSIFISEQTRLFEDLYRAYFNLGNIHLREGQYSKAMRCLERARDCAHTMKERCMESECCTSIAQVLLSLGDFVAARRSLKKAYVLGSQQPQQRESIRRSLRYALMVSHLQEALEEAAPGDLQAALGLCEQLGDLFSKHGDYRRAVEFYERQLRYAETLRRPEQELAVIHVSLAATYGDLKEHGRAVQHYQAELVLRRGNPLEEGKTWLNIALAREEAGEGYEALESCFRSALQCAERAGEPRLQRQILRHLHPIQQKWGCPEAPDTLARLQSLCRSQGWSAAGDSDEEELESSEPLEESDLELSESDGEEEDLDGYNKSVPGRRRITKWNRRNDRGETPLHRACIDGNLRRVQFFLEQGHPLNPRDYCGWTPLHEACNHGHLEIVRLLLERGASIDDPGGPGCEGITPLHDALNCGHFEVAELLLQRGASAVLRNAKGLSPLGTLQEWVRMYGKDLDQETRRRCRAMERLLREAVAGRAPDAALPPRDILHSQLFDAELSEPLTLRPSAPAPQPRSGGPSKEPPVPCGLPSQHSGKGSERRAEQDDCMTPLRPVKKRQRLLGQREDCRTPGFLVQEEPELPTRGGGQAEYEAAIRSVGSAQSCLGTEPVPSKTPARPALIPADEYVGDDWLEDDLRASREPRKRSRWGQGESGSDSGDATGPESDSGAPPQRRRVRQSRLTQIVDRTVLGRSRGGCALGAPETAAGLRPTDSSRANGLRGSGEAPQLPSLSAAPARPPAIRVRVRVQDNVFLIPVPHSSESRPVAWLAEQAAQRHYQTCGLLPQLTLKKEGALLAPQDLIVDVLQSNEEVFAEVQSWDLPPLADRYRKACRSLAVGEHRLLLKIMELQESGPSFSACGLSLRQPHLAPLLRALKLQTSIRHLRLAGNGLADGLATELLATLGTMPSLTLLDLSANQLGAEGLRTLAAGLPTQTAFQSLEELDLSLNPLGDGSSQALACLVQACPVLTTLRLKACGFTGAFLQHHRLLLANGLKGAVHLKTLAVSHNALGSTGLELLLRSLPCATLSQLEIDSVAARLEEPLMDPVVRYLMQEGCALTHLTVSGNHLSDEAVEELARCLLVCPPLVSLDLSANPGITIVGLRMLLSALGERNQGLRSLSLAGCSVQGPLDSTTWARLSANVRELRLCSQQLSRSDQRGVGESWRGPAGTSLCAVTRHHKLFCKSV comes from the exons GGCGCTATCGGGAAGCGCTGGAGGAGCACCGGCAGGAGCTGCGGCTCCTGGAGAGCGTGGAGGACGTTCTTGGCTGTGCCGTGGCCCACCGGAAGATTGGGGAACGCCTGGCCGAGCTGGAGAACTATGAAGCTGCACTGAAG CACCAGCGCCAGCACCTGGAGCTGGCCCGCGCCCTGTCCGACCACACCGAGCAGCAGAGGGCCTGGGCCACCATAGGCCGCACCTACATGTTCGTGGCTGAGAGCGGCCAGGCTGGCGAGGCGCTGCGGGAGGCGGAGCAGGCCTTCATGaagagcctggccatcctggaggagaagctggaag GGACGGTGCCGCAGCgggagctgagcgagatgaggGCCCGGCTTTATCTCAACCTGGGCTTGGTCTATGACAGCATGAAGGACCAGGCCAAGTGCAATTGCTACATCAAGAAGAGCATCTTCATCTCGGA GCAGACTCGCCTCTTCGAAGACCTGTACAGGGCCTACTTCAACCTGGGCAACATCCACCTGCGGGAGGGGCAGTACTCCAAGGCCATGCGCTGCCTGGAGCGGGCGCGGGACTGCGCCCACACCATGAAGGAGAGGTGCATGGAGAGCGAGTGCTGCACCAGCATCGCCCAG GTGCTCCTCAGCCTGGGGGACTTTGTGGCCGCCAGGCGCTCGCTGAAGAAGGCCTACGTGCTGGGCtcgcagcagccccagcagcgcGAGAGCATCCGCAGGAGCCTGCGATATG CCCTGATGGTGAGCCATCTGCAGGAGGCCCTGGAGGAGGCCGCGCCCGGCGACCTGCAGGCAGCCCTGGGCCTGTGCGAGCAGCTGGGGGACCTGTTCTCCAAGCACGGGGACTATCGCCGGGCTGTGGAGTTCTACGAAAGGCAG CTGCGTTACGCCGAGACCCTGCGGAGGCCTGAGCAGGAGCTGGCTGTGATCCACGTCTCCCTGGCTGCCACCTACGGGGACCTGAAGGAGCATGGCCGGGCCGTGCAGCACTACCAGGCGGAGCTGGTGCTGCGGCGTGGGAACCCGCTGGAG GAGGGGAAGACCTGGCTGAACATCGCCCTGGCCAGGGAGGAGGCCGGCGAAGGCTATGAGGCGCTGGAGTCCTGCTTCCGGAGCGCGCTGCAGTGTGCGGAGCGGGccggggagcccaggctgcag CGGCAAATCCTGCGGCACCTTCACCCCATTCAGCAGAAATGGGGGTGCCCCGAGGCCCCTGACACGCTGGCCAGGCTGCAGAGCCTGTGCCGCTCGCAGGGCTGGAGCGCAGCCGGGGACAGTGAcgaggaggagctggagagcagcgAGCCCCTGGAGGAGAGCGACCTGGAGCTGTCTGAGAGCG ATGGGGAGGAAGAAGACCTGGACGGCTACAACAAGAGCGTGCCCGGCCGGCGCAGGATCACCAAG TGGAACCGGCGGAATGACCGAGGCGAGACCCCACTGCACCGAGCTTGCATCGATGGGAACCTGCGCCGGGTCCAGTTCTTCCTGGAGCAG GGTCACCCTCTGAACCCGCGGGATTACTGCGGCTGGACCCCCCTGCATGAGGCCTGCAACCATGGGCACCTGG AGATCGTCCGGCTGCTGCTGGAGCGTGGCGCCTCCATCGATGACCCTGGGGGGCCGGGCTGTGAGGGGATCACCCCCCTGCACGACGCCCTCAACTGCGGCCACTTCGAGGTGGCGGAGCTGCTGCTCCAGAGGGGTGCGTCGGCGGTGCTGAGGAACGCCAAG GGCCTGAGCCCGCTGGGCACCCTCCAGGAGTGGGTGAGGATGTACGGCAAGGACCTGGACCAGGAGACACGCCGGCGCTGCCGAGCCATGGAGCGGCTGCTCAGGGAGGCCGTGGCAGGGCGAG CACCTgatgcagccctgcccccccgggacATTCTGCACAGCCAGCTGTTTGATGCTGAGCTCTCGGAGCCTCTAACGCTGCGCCCCTCTGCTCCGGCCCCACAGCCCCGGAGCGGGGGCCCCTCCAAGGAGCCCCCTGTGCCCTGCGGGCTCCCCAGTCAGCATAGTGGGAAGGGGTCAGAGCGCAGGGCCGAGCAGGACGACTGCATGACCCCACTCCGGCCCGTCAAGAAGAGGCAGCGGCTCCTGGGCCAGAGGGAGGATTGCCGGACACCGGGGTTCCTGGTGCAGGAGGAGCCTGAGCTGCCCACCCGTGGTGGTGGCCAGGCGGAGTATGAAGCAGCCATCCGTAGCGTGGGCAGTGCCCAGTCCTGCCTGGGCACAGAGCCGGTGCCATCCAAGACCCCTGCGAGACCGGCCCTGATCCCAGCAGACGAGTACGTGGGGGACGACTGGCTGGAGGATGACCTGAGGGCGAGCCGCGAGCCCCGCAAGAGGAGCCGCTGGGGCCAGGGGGAGTCGGGCTCGGACTCTGGAGACGCCACAGGGCCCGAGAGCGACAGCGGGGCCCCCCCCCAAAGGAGGAGGGTCCGGCAGAGCCGCCTCACCCAGATTGTGGACAGAACAGTGCTGGGCCGATCCCGCGGAGGCTGCGCCCTGGGGGCCCCAGAGACCGCTGCCGGCCTGAGGCCCACGGACAGCAGCCGAGCCAATGGCCTGAGAGGCAGTGGAGAGGCCCCGCAG CTCCCTTCGCTGTCTGCAGCCCCCGCTCGGCCGCCCGCCATTCGAGTGCGTGTCCGGGTCCAGGACAACGTCTTCCTTATCCCCGTGCCCCACAG CAGCGAGAGCCGCCCGGTGGCGTGGCTGGCAGAGCAGGCAGCCCAGCGCCATTACCAGACGTGTGGCCTGCTGCCACAGCTCACCCTCAAGaaggagggggctctgctggCGCCCCAGGACCTCATCGTGGATGTGCTGCAGAGCAACGAGGAG GTGTTTGCAGAGGTGCAGTCCTGGGACCTGCCCCCGCTCGCCGACCGGTACAGGAAGGCCTGTCGCAGCCTGGCCGTGG GCGAGCACCGGCTGCTGCTGAAGATCATGGAGCTGCAGGAGTCGGGCCCCTCGTTCAGCGCCTGCGGCCTCTCGCTGCGCCAGCCCCACCTCGCCCCACTCCTGCGTGCCCTCAAACTGCAGACCTCCATCCGGCACCTGCGGCTGGCTGGGAACGGCCTGGCCGATGGCCTGGCCACTGAGCTGCTGGCCACGCTGGGCACTATGCCCAGCCTGACCCTCCTCGACCTGTCAGCCAACCAGCTTGGGGCCGAGGGGCTCCGCACGCTGGCAGCAGGGCTGCCCACCCAGACGGCCTTTCAG AGCCTGGAAGAGTTGGATCTCAGCCTGAACCCCCTGGGAGATGGCAGCTCCCAGGCGCTGGCCTGCCTGGTTCAGGCCTGCCCCGTCCTGACCACGCTCCGACTAAAAGCCTGCGGCTTCACTGGGGCTTTCCTGCAGCACCACCGCCTACTGCTGGCCAATGGTCTGAAAG GCGCTGTGCACCTGAAGACCCTCgcggtgtcccacaatgccctgggctccactggcctggagctgctgctcaggagccTGCCCTGTGCCACCCTTAGCCAGCTGGAGATCGACTCAGTGGCTGCCCGGCTGGAGGAGCCTCTCATGGATCCAGTGGTCAGGTACCTGATGCAG GAGGGATGTGCTCTCACCCACCTGACTGTGTCCGGGAACCACCTGAGTGACGAGGCTGTCGAGGAGCTGGCCAG GTGCCTCCTGGTGTGTCCACCTTTAGTCTCACTGGATTTGTCTGCAAACCCCGGGATCACCATTGTGGGCTTGCGGATGCTGCTatcagccctgggggagaggaACCAGGGGCTCCGCTCCCTCAGCCTGGCAG GCTGCAGCGTGCAAGGCCCACTGGACAGCACCACGTGGGCCCGGCTCTCTGCCAACGTGCGCGAGTTGCGActctgcagccagcagctgagcaggagcGACCAGCGGGGCGTGGGCGAGTCCTGGCGTGGCCCCGCGGGCACCTCTCTGTGCGCAGTCACTCGGCACCACAAGCTGTTCTGCAAGAGCGTGTGA